The genomic stretch ttatcaggcgactatcagagtggctccgtatgagatgctgtatgggagaaagtgcaggtcaccgatacactgggatgagataggtgagagaagatatctaggtccagagatggtacaaaggaccaatgaggcaattgagaagattagagctcgtatgctcgcctcccaaagtcgccagaagagttactcatatCTGAGACggaggagtgtagagtttcaggtcggcgatcatgtattcctcagggtttcacccctgagaggagtgaaacgatttggtgttcggggcaagctcagtcccaggtttgttggcccctttgaggttctggaactagttggagaggtagcttaccgattagcgatgcctccagctctatcaggggttcacaatgtgtttcatgtgtccatgcttcggaAATATGTATAAGATAccactcatgtactgagttatgagaacttggagttggatcaggatttatcatacaaggaaaagcctgttcagatccttgataggaaggacaaagtcttgcggagcaagaccattgccttggttaaagtgctgtggaggaacagcaaggttgaagaggcgacgtgggagcttgagtctgatatgcgggagcggcatcccgagttgttcaggtaattttgaggacgaaattcttgtaagtaggggataattgtaacacccaaagttgctaataaggtttaagaccttgattagcgtgcctggagggcaataagtgaattaacatgataatatataaatttgaatgaatatgtgattagaatgcatgtttaggtggtataaatatgcatgtgggccccgtttgtatgttaggggtaaattggtaatcttagcccgccgagggcataaatgtaataattgaattgtatgattaataccacgtgtgagtggtgatattaatgtgatgcacgtgccgagacggtcctagggggctagttaacttaaaagtcacaacgagattttatacccggctcgggaggagcctaggggtactttggagATTTCGTAAGTTAAGTTAAGAATTgatggttaatggttattggtgattgagtaacctgagtaaccattagtaactgctaagagtaacaagttgtgatgggaaagtggtagaatagtAATAGAGATGAAATGACAAAAGTGTCCTTGAAGTTTAGTTAGGAGAGAATTTTTATGGAAGGGTAGAATGGTTATTTGGGTAAGGGTAGATaagtttcagctgaaggaaagaTGGTTCACGATTCAACACTTTActattttggtttatgctgaaattgaagaaaaggctagaaagaAAGGGAAGCAAGAAGAAGGGCTGAAACTTGAGACCTAGAAGGAAATTCAAGAGGGATTGGAGACAACCAATGTCAAATTTAAGCTAAgactactcagaggtaaggattgtGCTCTGTTTTAGCTTGAGCTTAAGGTTGATTTTCTGAGATTAAGTGTGGAATTTAAAGATAGGGTGGCTGGTTTTATTTGAAAATTCAGTTTGGATAATCAAAAGGAAGGTGACCTGAAGCTAggattgaggagaattcaagctaagttcttgactgaggtaagagttttaacatgtttaaattttcgtacttgatgtggtttaagattttagaggcatggtGTATAGTTTTCAAGCTCTGGAATATGTTCTAGAAGCCATGAtttaagtttatgaaatttggaacccaagggtggattttgggtgtgattgcatgtttgagtttgttgttggtgtttataggttgtataatggttcatttggggttttaagttggttttggggtttaggtatgtgtttgggttaagttggaggtgttttggctcgggaaaaacgcaggggaaacccagatttctgggttcgcgaaggggcgccgcggccctgttctttggcgccgcAGCGCGAGGCTGCTTCAGGGCTGGGGGatactctctgacttgctgggcgccgcggcgctaggctattttcagaacaaggaattttgcatttttgggcttttgctccaggggctcgggggatgtttccgatgcgttgttttaggaatttggggattccgagagtgtgggattggtcccgggaagtggttttggattggttagtattaaaggatgttttgtatgtgttgtgactaagtCTTCGGAGAGACTTGGGATAGAGGACCgagctcgtgactttggtgcattgtgaggctcgggatacaggtaagaaaacggtaacacccgtagagcagggcatgggcccatagtgttattgcagggcacgacccttgATTGTATTAATGTTAGggtgtagctttaaatgaattattatatgtccgattgttgtttgagaatgctatatgtggttatagcagaatgaacgacaaaggagccaggaacggcgaagggccgggaacggcgaaggctgagaacggcagtggggccgggaatatcacttagcacatggagtgcttatggttagggtgagaccccaatggatacatgggatatccttacggtgtggatagagaacccaggctttggtaacgcttctgggacggcatggccgtatatgtgtttaaatcttatggactgtctgtttatctgtgagttatctgctataaTGGTTATATGTTATGcgtatgttatgtgctgtgtgagttttcttgctaggcttcggctcacgggcgctctgtgttgcaggtaaaggcaaggagaaggtcaaccagccatgagtacggagagcgtgggggcgacgcgtatatgtttggcctgcccgactgctttggttgggggcattttgagaaatggctgtactaaaCTATGTTTTGATAActagtcatctgtaaacctattttgaattgtaaatattttacaaaccttattttgggatcccaaatgtttagcTTTTGGAATTTTTAATGAGaaagagtacttttaaagattacagccttgactttctgtttaatcacacttttgttctaaaaacctcgtttaacgAGTTATTTGCACatcttaaactcacttagtaacgactctaaggtagtagaagccatggtttaagtttctgaaatctaaaactcaagtgtggattttggatgcaattgtgtaattgagcttgttgttgatgtttataggttgttaaatggatTATTTGGAgttttaaactgattttggggtttaggtatgcatTGAGGtggaattgggagtgttttggctcggggaaaatgcaggggaaaacccagatttctgggttcgcgaaggggcgtcgcGGCGCGAGGCTACATCAGGGCTGGGGGTACTCTCTAACTTGCTGGATGACGCGGCCCTCAAGGGCAGCactgcggcgctaggctattttcaggatagggtaattttgcatttttggccATTTgatccgggggctcgggggatgtttccgttgtGTTGTTTtaggaaattggaggtcccgagagtatgggTTTGGTctcggaaagtggttttggattggttagtattaaaggatgttatatatgtgttgtgactaggtcttcggagaggctcgggttagaggaccgtgctcgtggctttggtgcattgtgaagctcggggtacaggtaagaaaaccactgtcttccatagagcttgtatccagggctgagccctatatgtgactgtgttgcagggcatagtcCCTTTGATTGATTTGCTCATAATTAGtattttctttattatgctatgtatgcatatgtgtaaacgttcggcaagagccaggaacggcgcaggccgaggtcggcaaggccagAAACGGTAAGGGACCGGAAACGgtgttaggcacgtggagtgcaaggacgagagcggcaaggggccaggagcagcgttgagcacgtggagtgcgagctgccagggcgagaccctaaaggatacctgagatatcctcacggtgtggaccgcgaacccagggcctggtaaagcgcctgggacggcatggccgtctgtgtttagcctattggtggcctggttatatgctaagtgtttgttaattatatgttatctgcttgtgagggttttcttgctgggcttcagctcacgggtgctctgtggtgcaggtaagggcaaagggaaagtcaaccaaccatgagtacggagagcgtgaagcgacatgtacatgtttggcctgcctggttgccacaaccagtggttttgggagatggttgtattaaaacctagattttgtcgtctagtcgacttgttttgtaattatattttgtaaatatttataaacagtatcttgggatcccaagtgtcaaacactcaatgatttatagtaaatggaattattttcaaagtttatttcactgtttatgatttagttacgcttttgacctaaaaccttgattagcgagttaagtgcacgtttaaaactcacttagtaacgactctaaggaagtagggcgttacaggtggtgCCGCCtgtcatgagaattgggagtattctcaagaatgtccatgaatggaaagtccacatggccattaacgatgcaaagcgagacatagaggtctcaagtgaacatcgcaagggtgtgtgtattatcaccaatttgtcatcatgaaaagatggttcaatgcctagtgcaaccaaattttcgacaaattttgtgataattacactatagtaaagttcaagttgaaaaacactttactttatgcatcaatgcaatgacttctataagagagagttcttatttaatcaagtgggggatatgttatatttttaaatataatgattgattaaataagtgttacaatagatgactatttaatctagtgggggaatgttatattattttataatataatgtaatattatattattttataatataatgttttagattaaataaatgtgatatagagtgtcacatattgtaacatataatagagagttacattatttggatatatgtgaaatatccaaacatgtaacatatttggtgttacaaattcatcacaaatttgtaactcctaaatatcactcattattgtgtagatttgttgttacacaatattgagatgaatttcttaaagccatatgagaaatggctgacagagatgtgattttaactcccatattgtgtatggatgttacaaaatcaagtgggaataaattggaacgttttggaaaaaacttaaaaaattggttgctgaaaatgaccaagggtcgcggcgcttgaaacaagcgttgcggccctagtggctgacagcttcatacaaattcagtttttatccaattttgaacgtttccaacagcctagtaactcccaaatctctattttaattccataaaacatccaattaatcattggtaacagccatgggggttggtggaatttgaaattcaaatggtgtctcaaaactctataaataggagcctaatgctcacttgtaagacacaacattttctatccattagagcacttggctagaaacaccttgaggcttgataattccagaaagcatttcctataatctgtgagagatcccttagtgcttgagttatagggaaataagcttttggacaaaggtttcaaaccttgttcaagttggtgatccccaacactcttcactttggtagtgtgagtgagagttgtttatcttttgtttcttgttcctttctttcattctattgcttttcatctttatattgttcttctctatttacttgtatttcttgttcaagagttgtaatcttttcttttcttttgtttcaaacactttactttatttgtaacattttgcttagagttgtattttactattctcttcttcttcatcatcttcttcattttctttgtttatttgtaattttcagttatagagttgtaactctttttaatcaatcattatttatttataatatattgcatagagttgtaatttattatttccattgaggcaaaatacatattttcctaacatacaAGACCAGATATTTCATTTGTTGTGAATAGGTTGAGCCAATTCTTAAGCGAGCCTACATAACCTCATTACAAGACTGCTAAAAAAATCCTCCAATATCTCAAAGACAATCTTGCTCAAGACCTTTTTTCCACTCAGCACCACCATCACAACACAACAATGTTATTGTCTCACGTTTTTCAGCATCAAACTTTCTGCTCAAAGCTTTTTCAGATGTCGATTGCGGTACTTGTCCGGATACTAGACACTCCATATCAAGCTATTGCATTTATTTGGGCAAATCTCTATTATCATGATGGTCTAAAAAGCAAACCAGATTTGCAGAGTGAATATCGTTCTATGACAAACACAACTTGGGAGCTCCTATGATTGCTTCCTTTATTAAAGGACTTTGGGATTCACCATCACAACCAGCGGTCATGTATTGTGACAACAACGCTGCCTTGCACATTTCCGAGAACCCCGCCTTTCATGAATGCACCAAGCATGTTGACATTGATTGTCACATAGCAACAAGTTCAAAGTGGCCAATTAAGCTCATTTACAAGACAAGTTAGCTAATATACTCACACAACCTTTATTCCCAACTCATTTTAAAGACATATTATCCAAGTTGAGTCTTACCAATATGTACACCTTATATTGAGGGGGAGAGTATTAGGAGACATATGTGTACAGTTAGTTTAACCCTTATGTAGCTCATGTTACTTAATGTAACTAACATATTGACTCTTTATTTTAACTTGGTTTCTCTTGTACACTTTAATTTTTACATCAATAAAGAAACAAAGTTTTATTTTTCGGTCTTTcctaatatttattctttaatacaCGCCTAAATTTGGAAATATATGCAAAATAATCTTTTAACACATCATTAACTTAAGCTTGTGTAAATCTTGGAAGAAGATTCAAACTTGACCAAAATTTGGTGCTCTTATTAAGTGTTTGTTTATTTAGTGTGATGAGAATGTAACAAGTTTGAATTGAATGGAGTGGTTAAAGAGAGGTTTCGCCGGCCCATAGACTATTTTAATAATAAGCTCATTGTTTTTCGTTTCCTTACTTTTATAAAGTAACTTTTTTTTACAGTGCAATCCCTTGTTCAGTTAACTGGGGTAAAAAGTAAAAACTGTCAAGTAACTTTTCATTAGataaaaagagaaaaggaaatgTCAATATTTTAATTGCGACCTTAAGGTCAACATAAGTGTTACACACGCGCATTCAAAGCGCGTGATTCTACCAAGTCTTATCAATCTAAAAACCAACCAACCAGGAATAGAATATTAACACATCACTGTTCACTAGTCAAGTTAGGTAAAGTGTTTGAAAACGTAACACCAAAAAAAAAGATCTCTATCGATTGATTTTGTTCAATTGGTAtcataaaatactaaaataatcacaaaaaattgaatatttcCTCTCATTTTCCATAAATCCCAACAATTTCAATAGtttcttaattaaaaaaatatattttacactTCATAGCTATTttattatcaaattaattaataaaacaatgtATTTCTTTTTTCATGTTTCTTGTTTTGCATGCTTTTGACTCAAcagacaaaaataataataaagaaaaaaaattcccttttagtttttttattttaattattattattatttccctATTGCTTGCTGATGGTGTTGTTTCAGGCCAATCATATCTCTATCCCAAAATAGatcctttatttattatttatttatatatcttAATTTATATTTAGGTATCTTTGCTCAACCTTGTAATCAATTCACTTTTGTTCAGTCTTCCACGTTAACTCCATTTCTGTTCTTATCTTTTACTTCAGGCATTTGGGTCATCATTGATCTTGTTCTAGGTGAagaaattaactttttttttttccttttcttctcaCATTCGTTTTTTTTTACTGTTTATTTTTTCTACTCTAAATTGGaaatttattgttattattattttttaaaattttctggGTGGAGTGGTGGGCAGTGAGGTCTTTAGAGCTCAATTGGTTAATCAATGGAGGATTTGGTAGGGCCTAGATTATACAGCTGTTGTAATTGCAGGAACCATGTTTCTCTTCATGATGATATAATTTCTAAAGCTTTTCAGGTAAGAAACTTactttttattaagtttttttcgacttttttttatttttttgtgttgatGATCATTATTTTGAAAGGGTTTAATTGTTGGGGAAGATACCCATGTAGGAAATCAAGTATGTTGCAGAAAGAAAATTAGAATGGGGGATTGTTTGAGCTTATTGAAATGAAACCCATGTTTAGTTTAGAAAccttataattttattttatagatATTTATACTTAGTGATCAAAATAGGAAAACTTGTGATCTTATTCTACTCAAGGAAACAAGTTTAAGATATCCCAAATTTAGATAATAAACTTTCATTTGAGTGGTGATCAATACAAGAAGAAAACTTTTATCATATTTTTTCAATACTGATATGATTGTGGAACATAAATTTGATTGAGCTGTTTTTAGGCTGCATTTGGTTACTCAAAAACAGCCCTTGTAACTTTCATATTGAGCCAAATTTAGATTGGAaccttgttatttttttttttttgtattgggTAACCATGTGTGGTAATCTCTGATTTGGGTGCCTATAAGATTGAGAGTGTGAGCAAACACCTtgtttaaccctatttttcccACACAATTCTGAACACTCCTTAGGGAAGAAATGGCAGAGCTTTCCTCTTTTCGCACGCGATGAACATCTCTGTAGGGCCGAAAGAAGACCGCCATCTAATGACCGGTCTCCACACCGTTGCTGATATCTACTGCGGCGATTGCCGTGAGGTGTTGGGGTGGAAGTATGAAAGAGCTTATGAGGCATCACAGAAGTATAAAGAGGGGAAGTTCATATTTGAAAAAGCCAAAATTGTGAAGGAGAATTGGTAACTAAACTAATGGCTTTTCTTCTTTCATTTCTATCATGTtggttggattcttcttgtacAGAAACTTCTCTCACTCACCCATTTGAGATTTATCATtgtttcttcttttgttcatatTCTCTCCCTATAGTTGGAAGTTGTAAAAGGATAATCAATTCAAGTGTTAATGGTATTTTGGTAACTCCCAAGGCCATTTTCATGATCAATTTGGATTAGTGAACTGTATTTATAATGTTCTCAAAAGGGAAATGACTAGTGCTTGTTCTCAATTTTGCATATGTTTGGGCAGAGGGATTTGAAATGGCTTTGTGAGAAGAAATGGGTTAATTGGTTTGTTTATTTGCAACAATTTAGGATGGAAGATTATCACGTTGCTTAAGAAATTTTAAGCTTTAAACTTGTGAAGGAATATAATCACAACTCAACTATGGTCATCACATTGAATAATTTATCTTATTAAGTTCAATTTATCTTCTCAATCATGTCTTGGTTTGAATATAAAATAATAGCTGGAAAATTTGATGTAAAAAGCAATTATTGTTGTGTATGAACTAGGAGGATCAAATTTTAAATGAAACTGGTAAGATAAGTAAAGTATGGTGTTTTTTGCATTATGGGAAAATGCGTGTTATAAGAACGACAAGTCATTTTTTCTAACCTTTTTGTCGTTTTTCGTTTCAGTGTGGAAAGTAATGTGGTTAATTAGTGCACGGCACGTTTGTTTCTCATATGAAGCCTTGCTGTCGTTTTTGGTAAGATGGCTCAGTTATCTTCAATTTATGTTACACAAATGTATAGGGCCGAGTTAGCGCACACTCAAATTTTTATCATAATAGAAATCTTTTTCTtgtcaaatataataatatatgatattttttgtAGGGACATCACTTTTAGAAGCGAATTCTACTTTTAGCACTTGaagaaattataactcaattttttgtATGATAGCGTACATTATAGTTACAACATACATCTTGTCAATTTtcgaaaaatttcaaataatttacgatatcgaaatcaaagttcaaaccgTCGGTTGCATGCgtgtcttattttattttttataagcgTGGAAAACAAACTATTTGGACTTCGATttcgacattgtaaattatttagaattccCTGAAAATTGGCGGGATGCCTAATATAACTATCATGTATGTtgttatacaaaaaaaaaattaggttataatttttctatatacgaaaaaatagaaaatactcCTACGGTAGGGGCAAAAGTAATGTCCCTACCTAAGATGCTCCCTAAAATTACATATAATGTTTCttcaatttaaaaacttacaattaaataataaaaaattattggtGTAATTGAAATAATTTAGTATGATTGTGCTAGGATTTTTGTTGAACTATATATTTGTAGTGGATAGAACAATAATTGTGGCCCATTGGTTGTTATTGAaagaattaaaacatatatatctatttttataAGGAATAGGTAATTATCATTAACAATGTCAATTGGATACTACCTATCACAAGCTCAAACGAGCAATATCAGTAATAATGTGTTACAATTTTCAACCGAAAGATAGAAATTTCAACTGAGTCTAATAGGTGCCACTAATTTAGCATCCAATGAGTATGAAGTAAACTAATTTCCTTTCCAAATGGAGAAATGATAAATGAACTCCAGTAATGAATAAGCACCTAAAATCAAACAAAGGATTAAAGACTTACTTATTGGAAAATTATTGGAAAATAAATAATGATCCATGAGATTTGTGAAAATTGACGTAAAATGACCAACGAATACGAACCAAGAGATCCATATCCTGTTTGTCTATATCCAAATCTGAAAGTAGGCCGAATTTTGGACCAGATGATGTGGCAATCGAGGTGGGTCTGGCACGCTCGATAAGTAAGCTACAATATTCATAGCGAGGCAATTTTGCGGAGATCGTTCAGGAGGCTGAGCCAGCATTGCTTCTCCGAAGAGGGCCTCACTGACAGACATTCCAAGTGAGGCATAATTATGCAGACATTCTGACCATCGTAGGATTAAGCTAGAATAGGCAAGGAGTTGTCCCATTACTCCCAACTACCCTTTTTGTCCCTATAAATAATGTAATTCGAGATCAATAATGGTTAGACTCAAGCTTACATTCAGAAGCCATTTACTCCTTGTAAGAATCACATAATCAATACATTGACTAAAAGTGGATGTACGTCGTTAGTGGTCGAGCCACTATACTTCCTTGGCGTTCTTTACATTTATTTATCCATTATTCTCTCTAAGTTATATGCGCAGAAGTGCTCACTCCTAAATAGTTAAGTTGTCCAAAAATCGAGTCAACGGTATGGGTCTTGATGGTAAAATAAACATAGACAAAACACACAAAGCACAAATAAAAGAAACAcaccaaaaataaacaaaaataacataaatcTATCCTTAGAGTCGGACTTGACCCCCACAACCAACACATACTAACCACTTACCCGCAAATccatcaaattcaacccccaaaGCCAAACCCACAGATTTGACCTAATACCCAACAACCTTACTAAATCCGATCATGCACCACTCCGACGACCAATTGTGCCAGAAAAACTAGGACCATCACAGGCCATCGTAGATAGGAGCTCACCTACCACAATCCACGATGAGGTTCCTGAGCTGGAGAGGAGGAATATAACACTAGAAAGACTCGCGCCCCCCAC from Humulus lupulus chromosome 5, drHumLupu1.1, whole genome shotgun sequence encodes the following:
- the LOC133834449 gene encoding protein yippee-like At4g27745 isoform X1 — encoded protein: MEDLVGPRLYSCCNCRNHVSLHDDIISKAFQGRNGRAFLFSHAMNISVGPKEDRHLMTGLHTVADIYCGDCREVLGWKYERAYEASQKYKEGKFIFEKAKIVKENCVESNVVN
- the LOC133834449 gene encoding protein yippee-like At4g27745 isoform X2 translates to MEDLVGPRLYSCCNCRNHVSLHDDIISKAFQGRNGRAFLFSHAMNISVGPKEDRHLMTGLHTVADIYCGDCREVLGWKYERAYEASQKYKEGKFIFEKAKIVKENW